From Sceloporus undulatus isolate JIND9_A2432 ecotype Alabama chromosome 6, SceUnd_v1.1, whole genome shotgun sequence, one genomic window encodes:
- the LOC121934530 gene encoding membrane primary amine oxidase-like isoform X1 → MNAKALLVLLVLALVTILALVCMLLARKDEFAPCGANSEASLKRQHNDQSLVFADLSAEEMVLVRKYLQSHLKVPLVDAYHADPSHNNIYYLDVEIPPKEEVLKFLDHNGPCPPREALAVVYFGNQTVPNVTEYVVGPLPRPAYHRDVTMQKYGQTLFYHKRPVIGNEYEQMHDVVLEKFLEAPTFLKQVFGHNGSDFAGLTSAPRGFQSGDRITWIALFQNVRGYFLHPVGMEVLLDHSSLNVSHWDVTKVFYNGQYYNGLAELERKFKDKHVLVANVKPVTPDGAFSSMYPRAASLGTGPLHYEPCGKRYSMKNNQVVSPLWRFAYRMDVNRGPQIYDIRFRSQRIAYELSVQDAMSVYGSNNPGGMLTRYMDESFGIGRFTYSLVQGVDCPYSATYLDAVYFIENWEPEVQKNSVCVFEQNVDVPFRRHFSNLQSLYYGGLPATALVLRSVATMGNYDYVWDFIFHPNGAIESKVRATGYITSAFLYGDGLKYGNRVADHTLGTIHTHFINYKVDLDVGGVKNSLLANDMAFETMKAPWSPENEIYRMKMVKKVLDTEDKAAFRLHDNMPRYIYFASKDTNKWGHKRGYRIQLISFAGDHLPETDAMEKSISWGRYKLAVTKRKENEPFSTSIYNQNDPWTPSVAFSDFINNETIVDEDLVAWITTGFLHIPHAEDIPNTVTLGNAVGFLLRPYNYFDEDPSIHSPDGVFFTSEQDFTSCDVNRLACLPKTAACVPKLQPFTYEGFQNLTRL, encoded by the exons ATGAATGCGAAAGCCCTCCTCGTCCTCCTTGTGCTTGCTTTGGTTACTATTCTTGCCTTAGTGTGTATGCTGCTGGCCAGGAAGGACGAGTTTGCTCCCTGTGGTGCCAACTCAGAAGCTTCCCTGAAAAGGCAACACAATGACCAGAGTTTGGTCTTTGCTGACCtgtcagcagaagagatggtcCTAGTGAGGAAGTATCTACAGTCCCATCTGAAGGTGCCGCTGGTGGATGCTTATCATGCTGATCCTTCTCATAACAACATTTACTACTTGGATGTTGAGATTCCTCCCAAAGAAGAGGTGCTTAAATTCCTTGACCACAATGGACCATGTCCCCCTCGGGAGGCCCTGGCCGTGGTATACTTTGGAAACCAGACAGTTCCAAATGTCACTGAGTATGTGGTGGGCCCACTCCCGAGGCCAGCATATCATCGGGATGTGACAATGCAAAAATATGGACAGACACTCTTCTATCACAAGAGACCTGTAATTGGCAATGAATATGAGCAAATGCATGATGTCGTCTTGGAAAAATTTCTTGAAGCACCCACTTTCCTGAAGCAAGTATTTGGGCACAATGGAAGCGATTTTGCAGGCCTCACATCAGCCCCTCGGGGCTTCCAGTCCGGAGATCGGATAACCTGGATTGCCTTGTTTCAGAATGTGAGAGGTTACTTCCTGCATCCAGTGGGAATGGAGGTGCTACTAGACCACAGCAGTCTGAATGTCTCGCACTGGGATGTGACAAAGGTGTTCTACAATGGCCAGTATTATAATGGCTTGGCAGAGCTGGAAAGAAAATTCAAAGACAAGCATGTCCTGGTGGCCAATGTAAAGCCAGTCACGCCCGACGGAGCATTTTCCTCAATGTATCCaagggctgcctctctgggaaCTGGTCCTTTACACTACGAACCTTGTGGGAAGCGCTATAGTATGAAAAACAACCAAGTTGTTTCCCCGTTGTGGCGTTTTGCCTATAGGATGGATGTGAACAGAGGACCACAAATCTATGATATCAGATTTAGGAGCCAAAGGATTGCATACGAACTGAGTGTCCAGGATGCCATGTCTGTCTATGGCTCCAATAACCCAGGTGGGATGCTTACCCGATATATGGATGAAAGTTTTGGAATTGGGAGGTTCACTTACTCGCTGGTCCAGGGAGTTGATTGTCCTTATTCTGCCACCTATCTTGATGCTGTTTATTTCATTGAGAACTGGGAACCGGAGGTGCAGAAGAACTCCGTCTGTGTTTTTGAGCAGAATGTAGATGTTCCCTTTCGACGTCATTTCTCCAACCTTCAGTCCCTCTACTATGGAGGTTTGCCTGCCACTGCTCTTGTTTTGCGTTCTGTGGCTACCATGGGCAACTATGACTATGTCTGGGACTTTATTTTCCATCCAAATGGTGCCATTGAAAGCAAAGTCCGAGCCACTGGCTATATCACCTCAGCATTCCTCTACGGTGATGGGTTGAAGTATGGGAACAGAGTTGCAGATCACACCCTTGGAACAATCCACACTCATTTTATCAACTACAAGGTGGACTTAGATGTGGGAG GTGTGAAAAATTCCTTATTAGCCAATGACATGGCTTTTGAAACCATGAAGGCCCCTTGGAGTCCAGAAAATGAGATCTACCGGATGAAAATGGTGAAAAAGGTACTGGATACTGAGGACAAAGCAGCTTTCCGCCTCCATGATAACATGCCAAGATACATATATTTTGCATCAAAGGACACTAACAAATGGGGGCATAAGCGTGGCTATCGAATCCAGTTAATCAGCTTTGCTGGGGATCACTTACCAGAGACAGATGCAATGGAGAAATCGATTAGTTGGGGCAG GTACAAGCTGGCCGTCACAAAGCGAAAGGAGAATGAACCCTTCAGTACCAGCATCTATAACCAGAATGACCCATGGACACCTTCAGTTGCCTTTTCTGACTTCATAAACAATGAGACCATTGTTGATGAG GACCTGGTTGCCTGGATCACTACCGGTTTCCTGCATATTCCACACGCTGAAGATATCCCCAACACTGTGACACTTGGGAATGCTGTTGGCTTCCTTCTAAGACCTTACAACTATTTTGATGAGGACCCTTCTATCCATTCCCCTGATGGGGTGTTCTTCACCAGTGAGCAGGACTTCACATCCTGTGATGTCAACCGCCTTGCATGTCTGCCAAAAACAGCAGCATGTGTGCCCAAACTTCAGCCTTTTACATATGAGGGCTTCCAAAACCTGACAAGACTCTGA